In Wenyingzhuangia fucanilytica, the following are encoded in one genomic region:
- a CDS encoding tRNA-binding protein, whose protein sequence is MENTSPLSWSDFAKVDMRIGTVLQAEIFKEVKNPAYKLLIDFGDLGIKKSSAQITKVYQNPKELVGRQVVAVVNFPPKQIANMMSECLVIAGVGEENNIVLLQPERTMPNGTKIG, encoded by the coding sequence ATGGAAAATACATCACCTTTATCTTGGTCTGATTTTGCCAAAGTAGATATGCGTATTGGAACAGTTTTACAAGCGGAGATTTTTAAAGAAGTAAAGAATCCTGCTTATAAATTATTGATAGATTTTGGAGATTTGGGTATTAAAAAAAGTTCTGCTCAAATTACAAAAGTATATCAAAACCCAAAAGAATTGGTAGGAAGGCAAGTTGTGGCAGTGGTTAATTTTCCTCCCAAACAAATTGCCAATATGATGAGTGAATGTTTGGTGATTGCAGGAGTGGGTGAAGAAAACAATATTGTTTTGTTACAACCAGAAAGAACAATGCCAAACGGAACTAAAATAGGTTGA
- a CDS encoding lytic transglycosylase domain-containing protein → MKKHLIWIVSAGAILVSIPFFTNATPSTKKTGDTYIIKALKIPSGIQFAGEGVPIHNTDVKERVDKEFLVNTYWQSNGLLLIKRAHKFFPVIEPILKKNNIPDDFKYLAVIESGLQNVTSPAGAKGFWQLMPATAREYGLEVNDNVDERYDLEKATNAACQYILKAKEEFGTWTAAAASYNIGINGLGRRMEEQMVTSYYDVLLPDETSRYLPRIIAVKEILSKPYDYGFVYDKSDLYLLPEYRSVKVDTVISNIASFAKNFNTNYKELKILNPWLRENKLNNSTRKPYDIKIPVN, encoded by the coding sequence ATGAAAAAACATCTTATATGGATTGTTTCTGCGGGAGCCATCTTAGTATCTATACCATTTTTTACCAATGCTACTCCATCAACTAAAAAAACTGGAGACACCTATATTATTAAAGCATTAAAAATACCTAGTGGAATTCAGTTTGCTGGAGAGGGAGTTCCTATTCACAATACTGATGTAAAAGAAAGAGTTGATAAAGAATTCTTAGTAAACACTTATTGGCAATCTAACGGATTATTGTTAATTAAAAGAGCTCACAAATTTTTCCCTGTAATTGAACCTATTCTTAAAAAGAACAACATTCCAGACGATTTTAAATATTTAGCAGTGATTGAAAGTGGATTGCAAAACGTTACATCACCTGCCGGAGCCAAAGGTTTTTGGCAATTGATGCCCGCCACAGCAAGAGAATATGGACTTGAAGTAAACGATAACGTAGATGAACGTTATGATTTAGAAAAAGCCACAAATGCTGCTTGTCAGTACATCCTTAAAGCCAAAGAAGAATTTGGAACCTGGACAGCTGCTGCTGCATCTTACAACATTGGTATTAATGGTCTTGGAAGAAGAATGGAAGAACAAATGGTAACTTCTTATTACGATGTTTTGTTACCCGATGAGACCTCTCGCTACTTACCTAGAATTATAGCTGTAAAAGAAATTTTAAGCAAACCATATGACTATGGTTTTGTTTATGACAAATCTGATTTATACTTATTACCAGAATACAGATCGGTTAAAGTAGATACTGTTATTAGCAATATTGCCAGCTTTGCTAAAAATTTTAATACCAACTATAAGGAATTAAAAATTTTAAATCCCTGGTTAAGAGAAAACAAGCTGAATAACAGCACTAGGAAACCTTACGATATTAAGATTCCTGTAAATTAA
- the mtaB gene encoding tRNA (N(6)-L-threonylcarbamoyladenosine(37)-C(2))-methylthiotransferase MtaB, translated as MSPQKKVAFYTLGCKLNFSETSTIARSFQDEGFSRVDFEEQADIYVINTCSVTDNADKRFKTIVKNALKKNDNAFLIAVGCYAQLKPEELAAVDGVDLVLGATEKFKVTDYINDLSKNDLGEVHSCEIEDADFYVGSYSIGDRTRAFLKVQDGCDYKCTYCTIPLARGISRSDTLENVLKNAKEISERGIKEIVLTGVNIGDYGKGEFGNKKHEHTFYELVQALDKVDGIHRLRISSIEPNLLKDETIEFVSTSNSFVPHFHIPLQSGSDTILKKMKRRYMSDLYVNRVARIKETMPNACIGVDVIVGFPGETDEIFLETYKFLSELDISYLHVFTYSERDNTEAADMDGVVPKNVRAKRSKMLRGLSVKKRRAFYESQLGSTHIVLFESENKDGYIHGFTENYVKVKTPWNPSLVNELHEVTLTEIDEDGSVRFDWLHQPTEKTVNLSELI; from the coding sequence ATGAGTCCGCAAAAAAAAGTAGCTTTTTACACATTGGGTTGTAAACTTAATTTTTCAGAAACTTCTACCATTGCTCGTAGCTTTCAAGACGAAGGTTTTAGCCGTGTAGATTTTGAAGAACAAGCTGATATTTATGTCATCAATACATGTTCTGTAACCGACAATGCAGACAAACGTTTTAAGACCATTGTAAAAAATGCTTTAAAGAAAAACGACAATGCTTTTTTAATTGCTGTAGGATGTTATGCTCAATTAAAACCAGAGGAATTAGCTGCTGTTGATGGCGTGGATTTGGTTTTAGGGGCTACCGAAAAATTTAAGGTAACAGACTATATAAACGATTTGTCTAAAAATGATTTAGGAGAAGTGCATTCTTGTGAAATTGAAGATGCCGATTTTTATGTAGGTTCTTATTCTATTGGAGATAGAACTCGTGCCTTTTTAAAAGTACAAGATGGTTGTGATTATAAATGCACCTATTGTACCATTCCTTTAGCTCGTGGAATTTCTAGAAGCGATACTTTGGAAAATGTATTAAAAAATGCCAAAGAAATTTCTGAACGCGGAATTAAAGAAATTGTACTTACTGGAGTTAACATAGGTGATTACGGAAAAGGTGAATTTGGAAACAAAAAACACGAACACACTTTTTATGAGTTAGTTCAAGCTTTAGACAAAGTTGATGGTATTCACAGACTTAGAATTTCGTCTATTGAACCTAATTTGTTAAAAGATGAAACTATTGAATTTGTAAGTACCTCAAACAGTTTTGTTCCTCATTTTCATATTCCTTTACAAAGCGGAAGCGATACCATTTTGAAAAAAATGAAACGTCGTTATATGAGTGATTTGTACGTAAACAGAGTGGCTCGTATTAAAGAAACCATGCCTAACGCTTGTATTGGGGTTGATGTGATTGTTGGTTTTCCTGGAGAAACAGATGAAATTTTCTTAGAAACTTATAAATTCTTAAGCGAATTAGATATTTCTTATTTACACGTATTTACTTATTCCGAAAGAGATAATACCGAAGCAGCTGACATGGACGGAGTAGTTCCAAAAAATGTTAGAGCCAAACGTAGTAAAATGTTGCGTGGTTTGTCTGTTAAAAAACGTAGAGCTTTTTACGAAAGTCAATTAGGAAGTACTCACATTGTTTTGTTTGAGAGCGAAAACAAAGATGGATACATTCACGGATTTACAGAAAATTACGTAAAAGTTAAAACTCCATGGAATCCTAGTTTGGTAAACGAATTACACGAAGTTACCTTAACAGAAATAGATGAAGATGGTTCAGTTCGTTTTGATTGGTTACATCAACCTACAGAAAAAACTGTAAATTTGAGTGAATTGATTTAA
- a CDS encoding L-threonylcarbamoyladenylate synthase — MAKLVRIYTDNPNEKEILKIVEVLKNGGVIIYPSDTVYALGCDITNYKAMERVAKIKNIKLEKNSFSIVCNDLSHLSDYTKPIDTSTFKILKRAFPGPYTFVLPAINNMPKAFKKRKTVGIRVPDNSITRRIIELLGNPLVSSSIYDEDEVIEYTTDPELIHEKWDDLVDVVIDGGYGDNVASTVIDLSEGEPVVLREGKGSLDIL, encoded by the coding sequence ATGGCAAAGCTTGTAAGAATATATACAGACAATCCCAACGAAAAAGAAATTCTTAAAATTGTTGAGGTTTTAAAAAATGGAGGTGTTATCATCTATCCGTCGGATACTGTTTATGCCTTAGGTTGCGATATTACCAATTATAAAGCCATGGAAAGAGTGGCAAAAATCAAAAACATTAAGCTAGAAAAAAATTCATTTTCTATTGTATGTAATGATTTAAGTCATTTGTCCGATTATACAAAACCAATTGATACCAGTACTTTTAAAATATTAAAAAGAGCTTTTCCAGGGCCTTATACTTTTGTGTTGCCAGCGATTAACAATATGCCAAAAGCGTTTAAAAAACGTAAAACAGTTGGAATTCGCGTGCCAGATAATAGCATTACAAGAAGAATTATTGAGTTACTAGGAAATCCTTTGGTATCTTCTTCTATTTACGATGAAGATGAGGTGATTGAATATACTACAGATCCTGAATTAATTCACGAAAAATGGGATGATTTGGTTGATGTTGTTATTGATGGCGGTTATGGTGATAATGTTGCTTCAACCGTAATTGATTTAAGTGAAGGTGAGCCTGTAGTCCTTAGAGAAGGAAAAGGAAGTTTAGATATTTTATAA
- a CDS encoding alpha/beta hydrolase, with protein sequence MKTENLTHVYFLPGMSASSAIFERIKLPTEKYKMHFLEWLMPLSKDESLSDYAKRFAKQITAANPILIGVSFGGILAQEIAQIIPCKKIIIISSIKSPTEYSFFFKTVKTTRLYKLYPVTFLNFLEQFLYKKGSSKIKNTLTVYRKFLPIRNKLYTQWAIRSFLLWKGSHNNLPLLHIHGNSDQIIPIKYIKNCEVIKNGTHAMILTKSSSIEQYILRYLA encoded by the coding sequence TTGAAAACCGAAAACCTAACACACGTTTATTTTTTACCAGGAATGTCTGCTAGTTCAGCTATTTTTGAACGTATTAAACTTCCAACAGAAAAATATAAGATGCATTTTTTAGAATGGCTGATGCCTTTATCTAAAGATGAATCTTTATCAGACTATGCAAAACGTTTTGCAAAACAAATTACAGCAGCTAACCCAATATTAATAGGTGTTTCTTTTGGGGGGATATTGGCTCAAGAAATTGCACAAATAATTCCTTGTAAAAAAATAATTATTATCTCTAGTATTAAAAGCCCTACAGAATATAGTTTCTTTTTTAAAACTGTAAAAACTACAAGATTATACAAACTATACCCTGTTACGTTTCTTAATTTTTTAGAACAATTTTTATATAAAAAAGGGTCATCAAAAATTAAAAACACTTTAACTGTTTATAGAAAGTTTTTACCCATAAGAAACAAACTTTACACCCAATGGGCCATTCGTTCTTTTTTACTTTGGAAAGGTTCTCATAACAATCTTCCTTTGCTTCATATACATGGTAACTCTGATCAAATTATTCCTATCAAATACATTAAAAATTGTGAAGTCATCAAAAACGGAACACATGCCATGATACTAACAAAAAGTAGCAGTATTGAGCAATACATCCTTCGTTATTTGGCTTAA
- a CDS encoding glycosyltransferase family 39 protein: MTPKSKIIGFVFFLCLISFFQLKNINNKVTERHAWANADHYAIAIGFTNNNFDFFHPETFCLNPQFKASLGQKQTYTNSQDYWDANIKDPKGITAIDCPIHQYAVSILMTIFKSTSPWIYRLYILLISMIGLFFLFKALLLINKSYLISSLLILFIYLSPTYNYYCFQFLPTAASLSLIFIAFYHYIKYLKDKNQSNWLLCLVFILIASLTRLPFIMYALALFGHYFILGIIEKKIAWKKLLGLSFIILIVGAYFLYNKLYLAKFYGSNFLNYPLYPKNFEDIYYSIKETIYYESWRYFTPIHYFILVLLFIKFIIPIKNTTFNKNLIGLYLLCGGVTTYSLLMLKQFPAHDYYLLDTFFPLVIIIISLISKQIHFDFLKVYVVVAIMLSIVFLLIITDYGYRTREKSPLTKTINNFTGADKILDSLQITPNQKILLLDSYSPNGAFIEMKRKGFCVMVTKPEVIKRALKWDFDYIITQNFTYKEDILKSYPNFENETTLFYKNNNFSIYQLKNHDTRIKKNQ, from the coding sequence ATGACTCCTAAATCAAAAATTATTGGTTTTGTTTTCTTTTTGTGTTTGATTAGTTTTTTTCAATTAAAAAACATCAACAATAAAGTAACCGAAAGACATGCTTGGGCCAACGCAGACCATTACGCTATTGCTATTGGTTTTACTAACAATAATTTTGATTTTTTTCATCCAGAAACTTTTTGTTTAAATCCCCAATTCAAAGCATCACTTGGGCAAAAACAAACTTATACCAATAGTCAAGATTATTGGGACGCTAATATAAAAGATCCTAAAGGAATTACTGCCATAGATTGCCCTATACATCAATATGCAGTATCCATATTAATGACTATTTTTAAAAGTACAAGTCCTTGGATATACAGACTCTATATTCTTTTAATTAGCATGATAGGACTGTTTTTTCTTTTTAAAGCTTTATTACTTATTAATAAATCATATTTAATTAGCAGTTTATTAATTTTATTTATTTACTTATCTCCTACCTATAACTATTATTGCTTTCAATTTTTACCAACTGCTGCATCATTATCGCTCATTTTTATTGCTTTTTATCATTACATCAAATATTTAAAAGATAAAAATCAATCTAACTGGTTACTTTGCTTAGTATTTATACTTATTGCTAGTTTAACTAGACTTCCTTTTATTATGTATGCCCTGGCTCTATTTGGACATTACTTTATACTAGGGATTATTGAAAAGAAAATAGCTTGGAAAAAACTACTAGGACTAAGTTTTATTATTTTAATTGTTGGTGCTTACTTTTTATATAACAAATTATACTTGGCTAAGTTCTATGGCTCTAATTTTTTAAATTATCCTTTATATCCAAAAAACTTTGAAGACATATATTATTCTATTAAAGAAACCATATACTATGAATCTTGGAGGTATTTTACACCAATACATTACTTTATTTTAGTGTTGTTATTTATAAAATTCATAATCCCAATTAAAAACACAACTTTTAACAAAAATTTAATTGGATTATATTTATTATGCGGAGGCGTTACAACCTATAGTTTATTAATGCTAAAGCAATTTCCTGCACATGATTATTATCTATTAGATACTTTTTTTCCATTAGTTATTATCATCATTAGCTTAATTAGCAAGCAAATCCATTTTGATTTTTTAAAAGTTTATGTTGTTGTAGCCATAATGCTCTCTATAGTTTTTTTATTAATCATAACGGACTACGGATACAGAACTAGAGAAAAAAGTCCATTAACCAAAACCATTAATAACTTTACTGGAGCTGATAAAATTTTAGATAGTTTACAAATCACCCCAAATCAAAAAATACTTTTATTAGATTCTTATAGCCCAAACGGAGCATTTATAGAAATGAAAAGAAAAGGTTTCTGTGTAATGGTTACAAAACCTGAGGTAATTAAAAGAGCTTTAAAATGGGACTTTGACTATATAATTACTCAAAACTTTACTTATAAAGAAGATATTTTAAAATCTTACCCTAATTTTGAAAACGAAACAACCCTTTTCTACAAAAACAATAATTTTAGTATTTATCAATTAAAAAACCATGACACAAGAATTAAAAAGAATCAATAA
- a CDS encoding glycosyltransferase family 2 protein encodes MNIALVVLNWNGRELLEKFLPTLVKNSPEAKIYVVDNNSMDTSVAYVEKFFPEISIIQHQKNEGFANGYNLALSQINANVYALINSDVEVTPNWLKPIIEFYKTNSKASIVQPKILDYKFRSYFEYAGAAGGFLDKYGYAYCRGRVFENIEADKNQYKSAPIFWASGACLFIKAKDYEQLGGLDGDFFAHYEEIDLCWRAQNQNFSVDYIAESTVYHVGGGTLSKQSPFKTYLNFRNSLFTLVKNLPKKKLFPIIFTRMVLDGVAGVRFIFLGQFSHLFSILKAHLSFYKNLSHFFNKRKGNPIKKYYNTKSIVFTHFLSFKK; translated from the coding sequence ATGAACATAGCATTAGTTGTTTTAAATTGGAACGGAAGAGAATTGCTAGAAAAGTTTTTACCAACGTTGGTTAAAAATAGTCCTGAAGCAAAAATTTATGTGGTAGATAATAATTCTATGGACACTTCTGTGGCTTATGTAGAAAAGTTTTTTCCAGAAATCAGTATCATTCAACACCAAAAAAATGAAGGCTTTGCCAATGGATACAATTTGGCTTTATCTCAAATTAATGCTAATGTATATGCTTTAATTAATTCTGATGTTGAAGTTACTCCAAATTGGCTTAAACCAATTATTGAGTTTTACAAGACCAATAGCAAAGCAAGTATTGTTCAACCAAAAATATTAGATTATAAATTTCGCTCTTATTTTGAGTATGCTGGTGCTGCAGGTGGGTTTTTAGACAAATATGGCTACGCTTATTGCCGAGGAAGAGTTTTTGAAAATATTGAAGCAGATAAAAATCAATATAAATCTGCCCCTATTTTTTGGGCATCGGGTGCTTGTTTGTTTATCAAAGCAAAAGACTATGAACAACTTGGTGGTTTAGATGGTGACTTTTTTGCACATTACGAAGAAATTGATTTGTGTTGGAGAGCACAAAATCAAAATTTCTCTGTGGATTATATTGCAGAAAGTACTGTATACCATGTTGGAGGTGGAACACTAAGTAAACAAAGTCCTTTTAAAACCTATTTAAATTTTAGAAACTCTCTTTTTACGCTAGTTAAAAATTTACCTAAGAAAAAACTATTCCCTATTATTTTTACAAGAATGGTTTTAGATGGTGTTGCTGGAGTTAGATTTATTTTTTTAGGACAATTTTCTCATTTGTTTAGTATTTTAAAAGCTCATCTTTCATTTTACAAAAACCTTTCGCACTTTTTTAATAAAAGAAAGGGTAATCCTATTAAGAAATATTACAACACCAAATCAATCGTTTTTACTCACTTTTTAAGTTTCAAAAAATAA
- a CDS encoding type I restriction enzyme HsdR N-terminal domain-containing protein encodes MQKLNLPDVYLKIKSKENKLFIFDPFRKKDIMLTPEEWVRQHFANYLVHHKKYPISLTALEKELTLNNTKKRTDILIYNKQGTPEIIVECKASSVKITQEVFDQIARYNLELNARYLVVTNGLEHYFCQMDFENKKYVFLKDIPNYNI; translated from the coding sequence ATGCAAAAACTAAATCTTCCTGATGTTTATTTAAAAATCAAAAGTAAAGAAAATAAGCTGTTTATTTTTGACCCTTTTAGAAAAAAAGACATTATGCTTACACCCGAAGAATGGGTGAGGCAACATTTTGCAAATTATTTGGTTCATCATAAAAAATATCCCATTTCTTTAACTGCTTTAGAAAAAGAATTAACCTTAAATAACACAAAAAAAAGAACAGACATTCTTATTTACAACAAACAAGGAACTCCTGAAATTATTGTAGAATGCAAAGCAAGTTCTGTTAAAATAACCCAAGAAGTTTTTGATCAAATTGCAAGATATAATCTGGAATTAAATGCTAGGTATTTAGTTGTGACTAATGGTTTGGAACATTACTTTTGTCAAATGGATTTTGAAAACAAAAAATATGTGTTTTTAAAAGACATACCTAACTACAATATTTAA
- the rluF gene encoding 23S rRNA pseudouridine(2604) synthase RluF yields MTQELKRINKYLSEIGYCSRRAADKLIEEQRVTINGVVPEMGTKIAPSDEVRVDGKLVSTPEEAHTYIAFNKPVGIVCTTDQKREKNNIIDYIKHPKRIFPIGRLDKPSEGLIFLTSDGDIVNKILRARNNHQKEYLVRVNKPVTQDFINKMSNGIPILGTITKKCKVEKVNDYEFKITLTQGLNRQIRRMCEYLEYDVKKLKRIRIMNIFLDIPVGQWRDLTKTELKELNKLTSDSNKHYE; encoded by the coding sequence ATGACACAAGAATTAAAAAGAATCAATAAATATTTAAGTGAAATTGGATATTGCTCTAGGAGAGCTGCTGATAAATTAATAGAAGAACAACGAGTAACCATTAACGGAGTAGTTCCAGAAATGGGAACAAAAATTGCTCCTAGCGATGAAGTTCGTGTGGATGGTAAATTAGTTTCTACTCCAGAAGAAGCACACACTTATATAGCGTTTAACAAACCTGTAGGAATTGTTTGTACAACCGATCAAAAAAGAGAAAAAAATAATATTATTGATTACATCAAACATCCTAAAAGAATTTTTCCAATTGGACGTTTGGACAAGCCTAGTGAAGGATTGATTTTTTTAACCAGTGATGGAGATATCGTCAATAAAATTTTGCGTGCCAGAAACAATCATCAAAAAGAATATTTGGTAAGAGTAAACAAACCTGTTACCCAAGATTTTATCAACAAAATGAGTAATGGAATTCCGATTTTAGGAACCATTACCAAAAAATGTAAAGTCGAAAAAGTTAACGATTACGAATTTAAAATTACTTTAACCCAAGGATTAAACAGGCAAATCCGTAGAATGTGTGAGTATTTAGAATACGATGTTAAAAAACTTAAGCGTATTAGAATTATGAATATTTTCTTAGATATTCCTGTAGGTCAATGGAGAGATTTAACCAAAACTGAATTAAAAGAATTGAATAAATTAACATCAGACTCTAACAAACATTATGAGTAG
- a CDS encoding ABC transporter substrate-binding protein: MIKKIVSFLCLVLCLISCKNKEHKHSLSEVFRYNEKDNITSLDPAFAKNEPNVWATNQLFNGLVVFDDSLHVKPCIAKSWSISNDNKTYEFVLRDDVFFHENIAFGKDSTRTVTAHDFEYSFDRILDPKVASSGRWVMQNVKSFKAVNDSVFKIDLHKAFPPFLGLLSMQYCSVVPKEAVEYYGTEFRSNPVGTGPFYFKLWVENTKLVFRKNPLYFEKDEKGNQLPYLEAVAVTFYADKQTEFLQFIQGNSDVLYDLHTSYKDELLSPTGELLPKYKNKLALDKTPYLITEYIAFFMEGQTVDNHLLIRQAINIGFDRAKMLRYLRNNIGNPATGFVPKGLPGHYDDELNLYQPEKAKALIDQYKKETGDLNPTIKIATNSSYTDLFEFIQRELQGIGLNIQLEVLPSPILRQLKANGKLPTFRVGWIADYPDAENFLSLFYSKNFAPQGPNYSHYKNTTYDDLYEQSMAITDPQKRVVMYKKMDSIIRKEVPVVSLFYDEIIRFKHSNVKGLTTNPTNLLNLKRVYKTKE, translated from the coding sequence ATGATTAAAAAAATAGTAAGTTTTTTGTGTTTAGTTTTATGCTTAATTTCTTGTAAAAATAAAGAGCATAAACACAGCCTTTCGGAGGTGTTTAGGTATAATGAAAAAGACAATATAACTTCTTTAGACCCTGCTTTTGCTAAAAATGAACCTAATGTTTGGGCTACAAATCAACTATTTAATGGTTTGGTGGTTTTTGATGATAGTTTACATGTAAAACCTTGCATTGCTAAATCTTGGTCTATTTCTAACGATAATAAAACATATGAGTTTGTGTTAAGAGATGATGTGTTTTTTCATGAAAATATTGCTTTTGGAAAAGATAGTACAAGAACGGTTACAGCTCATGATTTTGAATATAGTTTTGATAGAATTTTAGATCCTAAAGTAGCTTCTTCAGGAAGATGGGTAATGCAAAATGTTAAAAGTTTTAAGGCTGTAAATGATTCTGTTTTTAAGATAGATTTGCACAAAGCTTTTCCGCCTTTTTTAGGGTTGTTGTCCATGCAGTATTGTTCTGTTGTGCCAAAAGAAGCGGTGGAATATTACGGAACAGAATTTAGGTCTAACCCTGTAGGAACAGGTCCTTTTTATTTTAAGTTATGGGTAGAAAACACAAAGTTAGTGTTTAGAAAAAATCCTTTGTATTTTGAAAAAGATGAAAAAGGAAATCAACTTCCTTATTTAGAAGCTGTGGCAGTTACTTTTTATGCCGATAAACAAACGGAATTTTTACAATTTATTCAAGGGAATTCTGATGTTTTGTATGATTTGCACACATCTTATAAAGATGAATTATTATCGCCAACAGGAGAGTTGTTGCCAAAGTATAAAAATAAATTAGCCTTAGATAAAACTCCTTATTTAATTACCGAGTACATTGCTTTTTTTATGGAAGGACAAACGGTAGATAATCATTTGTTGATAAGACAAGCCATTAATATTGGTTTTGATAGGGCTAAAATGTTACGATATTTAAGAAATAACATAGGAAATCCTGCTACGGGTTTTGTGCCCAAAGGTTTGCCTGGGCATTATGATGATGAGTTGAATTTATATCAACCAGAAAAAGCAAAAGCATTAATTGATCAGTATAAAAAAGAAACAGGAGATTTAAATCCGACTATTAAAATTGCTACCAATTCTAGTTACACAGATTTATTTGAATTTATTCAGAGAGAGTTACAAGGAATAGGATTAAATATTCAGTTAGAAGTATTGCCATCACCTATTTTAAGACAACTAAAAGCCAATGGAAAATTGCCTACTTTTAGGGTAGGTTGGATTGCAGATTACCCAGATGCAGAAAACTTTTTATCACTTTTTTACAGTAAAAATTTTGCTCCACAAGGTCCTAATTATTCGCATTATAAAAATACTACTTATGATGATTTGTACGAGCAATCTATGGCCATTACAGATCCACAAAAAAGAGTTGTGATGTATAAAAAAATGGATAGTATTATTAGGAAAGAAGTACCAGTAGTATCTTTATTTTACGATGAAATTATTCGTTTTAAACATAGTAATGTAAAAGGGTTAACCACCAATCCAACCAATTTATTGAATTTAAAAAGAGTATACAAAACAAAAGAATAA
- a CDS encoding MATE family efflux transporter produces the protein MNIKQYTSEFKTNIALAVPVMLGQLGHVLVGFADNIMVGELGAPALAAVSLANSIFFILMGLGVGFSFAMTPLISEADAAKNYLEGKKSYQHGVIILSVLGVVLAVALLLMEPLLGMMNQPEDVVVLAIPYYNVLAFSMIPLLIFQAIKQFTDGLSLTKYAMIAILGSNVINVLLNYILIYGKFGAPALGAVGAAYGTLVSRVLMIFVLLYFISKRKKFKPYKIAISWFSLEKERVMKIFKLGYPTALQMFFEIGIFASAVLLSGMLGTDEQAANQIALNLSTMTFMVATGVAVTATIRVGNQKGLKDYYNLKRIAISNILLMIIISVIAAIGFMSLRTYLPWMYIDDENVVNIAAKLLIVAGLFQISDGIQVVVLGALRGLQDMFVPMWLVFVSYWIVGFPVCYYLGIHTSLGTFGVWIGLLVGLTVSATLLYLRFQHLTKRLLLTEHL, from the coding sequence ATGAACATTAAACAATATACTTCTGAGTTTAAAACCAATATTGCTTTAGCAGTCCCTGTAATGTTGGGGCAATTAGGACATGTGTTAGTTGGTTTTGCAGATAATATTATGGTAGGGGAGTTAGGTGCTCCTGCTTTGGCAGCTGTTTCTTTAGCCAATTCAATTTTCTTTATTTTAATGGGCTTGGGAGTAGGTTTTTCTTTTGCCATGACCCCTTTAATTTCAGAAGCAGATGCTGCTAAAAATTATTTAGAAGGAAAAAAAAGCTATCAACATGGAGTGATTATTCTATCGGTTTTAGGAGTAGTTTTAGCCGTAGCATTATTGTTAATGGAGCCTTTGTTAGGAATGATGAATCAACCAGAAGATGTAGTTGTTTTGGCAATTCCTTATTACAATGTTTTGGCTTTTTCTATGATTCCTTTGTTAATTTTTCAGGCCATTAAACAATTTACAGATGGATTGAGCTTAACAAAATACGCAATGATTGCTATTTTAGGATCTAACGTTATAAACGTATTGTTAAATTATATTTTAATTTATGGAAAGTTTGGAGCCCCTGCTTTAGGAGCTGTGGGTGCTGCATATGGAACTTTAGTATCAAGAGTGTTAATGATTTTTGTTTTGCTTTATTTTATTAGTAAAAGAAAAAAGTTCAAACCCTATAAAATTGCTATTTCTTGGTTTAGTTTAGAAAAAGAAAGAGTGATGAAAATTTTTAAATTGGGTTATCCTACAGCATTGCAAATGTTTTTTGAAATTGGAATTTTTGCTAGTGCTGTATTGCTGTCTGGAATGTTAGGAACTGATGAACAAGCAGCCAATCAAATTGCATTGAATTTATCTACCATGACATTTATGGTGGCTACTGGTGTAGCGGTTACCGCAACCATTCGTGTAGGAAATCAAAAAGGATTAAAGGATTATTACAATCTAAAAAGAATTGCAATATCAAATATTCTTTTAATGATTATCATTTCAGTAATTGCAGCTATAGGTTTTATGAGTTTAAGAACTTATTTGCCTTGGATGTATATAGATGATGAAAATGTAGTAAATATAGCAGCAAAATTATTAATTGTAGCTGGGTTGTTCCAAATATCAGACGGAATACAAGTGGTGGTTTTAGGTGCTTTAAGAGGTTTGCAAGATATGTTTGTGCCTATGTGGTTGGTGTTTGTTTCTTATTGGATTGTAGGTTTTCCTGTATGTTATTATTTAGGTATACATACCAGTTTAGGAACTTTTGGAGTTTGGATAGGTTTATTAGTAGGATTAACAGTTTCAGCCACTTTATTGTATCTAAGGTTTCAACATCTAACAAAAAGATTACTTTTGACAGAGCATTTATAA